One genomic window of Oncorhynchus clarkii lewisi isolate Uvic-CL-2024 chromosome 5, UVic_Ocla_1.0, whole genome shotgun sequence includes the following:
- the LOC139409713 gene encoding LOW QUALITY PROTEIN: uncharacterized protein (The sequence of the model RefSeq protein was modified relative to this genomic sequence to represent the inferred CDS: deleted 1 base in 1 codon; substituted 1 base at 1 genomic stop codon) — translation MGVASIHLMKTTVVMQSLICVPMPPQHKDADTQWEVPALTDRSYVSREPVNKQTQCGAFLQQFDTANFKMHIADQTLITLMDLNLLQGDLAEGFAVSRGVLSRILSYWIDTMAEHMRNHIPWLPRETIQNTMPQCFKEMFPNTTCIIDCSETTHQKAHNLHSRGESFSHYYSSNTPCGGRCSDKFITQNSGFLEYLRPGDEVMADRGFTIRDLLYERKVNLAIPAFTRKXEQLSDEDVTSTRRIANVCKHVERVIGRFKVFKIFSQTVPINLTHKMDKVMVRSSMTEQ, via the exons ATGGGTGTTGCCTCCATCCACTTG ATGAAGACAACTGTGGTGATGCAGAGTCTGATCTGTGTGCCAATGCCACCGCAGCATAAAGATGCTGATACTCAATGGGAGGTTCCAGCACTGACTGATCGCAGCTACGTGTCAAGAGAACCAGTCAACAAACAAACCCAATGTGGTG CGTTTCTGCAGCAATTCGACACGGCTAACTTCAAAATGCATATAGCTGATCAAACACTGATAACCTTGATGGATCTGAATCTACTCCAGGGTGATCTTGCTGAAGGCTTTGCTGTGTCCCGGGGAGTATTGAGCAGAATACTTTCCTACTGGATTGACACAATGGCGGAGCACATGAGGAACCACATTCCATGGCTGCCGAGGGAGACGATCCAGAACACAATGCCTCAGTGCTTTAAAGAGATGTTCCCCAACACCACTTGCATCATTGACTGCTCTGAAACCACTCATCAGAAAGCACACAATCTCCATTCCAGAGGGGAGTCATTCAGCCACTATTATTCCAGCAATACTCCATGTGGAGGCAGATGCAGTGACAAATTCATCACCCAAAACTCTGGCTTCCTGGAATACCTTAGGCCTGGCGATGAAGTTATGGCAGACAGGGGCTTCACCATCCGAGATCTGCTGTATGAGAGGAAGGTAAATCTTGCCATACCAGCCTTCACT AGGAAATGAGAGCAGCTGTCTGACGAGGATGTCACAAGCACGAGAAGGATAGCTAATGTATGTAAACATGTTGAGAGAGTTATCGGACGATTCAAGGTGTTCAAAATCTTCTCCCAGACTGTTCCCATCAACCTGACGCACAAAATGGACAAGGTCATGGTGAGATCATCCATGACTGAGCAGTGA